Proteins encoded in a region of the Quercus lobata isolate SW786 chromosome 8, ValleyOak3.0 Primary Assembly, whole genome shotgun sequence genome:
- the LOC115954955 gene encoding heavy metal-associated isoprenylated plant protein 41-like isoform X2 yields MKQKIVMKVQMNCEKGRTKAMKIAAVAEGVISVAIEREKSLVVVIGDGVDLVSLAGSLRKKLGSATIESVQEVKAESAKKKDPIICYSQYPQYPMYICSGF; encoded by the exons ATGAAG CAAAAGATAGTAATGAAGGTGCAAATGAATTGCGAGAAaggcagaaccaaggccatgAAGATTGCTGCTGTGGCAGAAG GTGTAATCTCAGTGGcgattgaaagagaaaaaagtctGGTGGTCGTGATAGGAGACGGAGTTGATTTGGTTAGCTTGGCCGGCTCACTAAGGAAGAAGCTTGGCTCTGCCACCATTGAGAGCGTGCAAGAAGTGAAGGCAGAAAGTGCTAAGAAAAAAGACCCAATTATATGTTATAGCCAATATCCACAATACCCCATGTATATATGCAGTGGTTTCTGA
- the LOC115954955 gene encoding heavy metal-associated isoprenylated plant protein 41-like isoform X1, which translates to MVQQKIVMKVQMNCEKGRTKAMKIAAVAEGVISVAIEREKSLVVVIGDGVDLVSLAGSLRKKLGSATIESVQEVKAESAKKKDPIICYSQYPQYPMYICSGF; encoded by the exons ATGGTGCAGCAAAAGATAGTAATGAAGGTGCAAATGAATTGCGAGAAaggcagaaccaaggccatgAAGATTGCTGCTGTGGCAGAAG GTGTAATCTCAGTGGcgattgaaagagaaaaaagtctGGTGGTCGTGATAGGAGACGGAGTTGATTTGGTTAGCTTGGCCGGCTCACTAAGGAAGAAGCTTGGCTCTGCCACCATTGAGAGCGTGCAAGAAGTGAAGGCAGAAAGTGCTAAGAAAAAAGACCCAATTATATGTTATAGCCAATATCCACAATACCCCATGTATATATGCAGTGGTTTCTGA